In the genome of Bdellovibrio bacteriovorus, one region contains:
- a CDS encoding DUF4423 domain-containing protein — translation MKLRLGTALGLSTDQIRRLTSAELPLPHEPQCLTLDTFAAIADWYHYAILELTRVEGFQSNVAWIAQRLGITRTEANIAIERLFKLQLLKETSYGQWIDTSENGELTHLTPSQTSEAARAYQCQLLELSKKTVQEIPLSKRNHTSAAFCFDPEDLPQAIERITEFRRAFAREFKPRTSKEVFQIQISFFPLTKMKG, via the coding sequence ATGAAACTTCGACTTGGCACTGCTCTAGGTCTATCTACAGATCAAATACGTCGACTGACTAGCGCAGAACTTCCCTTACCGCATGAGCCTCAATGTCTGACTTTGGACACATTTGCTGCCATCGCCGACTGGTATCACTACGCGATACTGGAGCTAACTCGCGTGGAGGGTTTTCAATCGAATGTCGCTTGGATAGCACAACGTTTGGGAATCACGCGAACTGAAGCCAATATTGCGATCGAAAGACTTTTTAAACTGCAACTTCTTAAAGAAACCTCTTACGGGCAATGGATCGACACATCTGAAAACGGGGAATTAACTCATCTGACGCCAAGTCAAACCTCGGAGGCCGCCCGCGCCTACCAATGTCAACTTTTAGAGCTGTCAAAAAAAACCGTTCAAGAAATTCCTCTTTCAAAAAGAAATCACACCTCCGCCGCCTTCTGTTTTGATCCCGAAGATCTGCCGCAGGCGATAGAAAGAATCACCGAGTTCCGTCGCGCTTTCGCTCGAGAATTCAAGCCCCGAACCAGCAAAGAAGTGTTCCAGATTCAAATCAGTTTTTTTCCACTTACTAAAATGAAAGGTTGA
- a CDS encoding S8 family serine peptidase yields MKYILWLVLLWPSFLFARDIESAPGEFVVRLKKNISVQTSSLHSLSQALGSSIKDTIPEQNIVVLKRASFENRDVALKILMQNSLVDIAEPNYVYRAHRTPNDPMFPQQWGFYNYGQTDADLTPGIRGMDIGALKAWDLTTGSKNIIVAVIDSGVDYYHPDLQGNLWTNQAEQNGKTGVDDDGNGVIDDIFGANFVDGAKPTGDPADDYGHGTHVSGTIGAQSFNGQGVAGTAWHVRILPVKFLNENGNGYLDSAIKAINYARKMGAKIYSNSWGGGGYSENLKQAIKMTHDEGGVFVASAGNDSTNNDETPEYPASYAVPNIIAVGSMNNRGRLSDFSNYGRYSVDVAAPGENILSTDLYGGYTILSGTSMAVPHVSGIAVLLWSKNPELKNTTIRNRIMSTTKNLLGGSRIRRGLVYAPAALQNSIMNPDPDDPRAWNNQPLHISSAHPYLNNTHQEFEVTIPGAKRIALYFSKFKTEVDLDKVELFNRAGTKVTEIFGRNDAEYSLPIDGDYVKIIFTSDGNVTDYGFDITKAAWE; encoded by the coding sequence ATGAAATACATCCTCTGGCTAGTCTTACTCTGGCCTTCGTTTTTATTCGCCCGCGATATTGAATCAGCGCCGGGGGAATTTGTCGTCAGACTCAAAAAAAATATTTCGGTTCAAACATCTTCTTTGCACAGTCTTTCACAGGCTTTAGGTTCGTCCATCAAAGACACCATTCCCGAACAAAACATTGTGGTTCTAAAAAGAGCAAGTTTTGAAAATCGCGACGTGGCTTTGAAAATCCTCATGCAAAATAGTTTGGTCGATATTGCGGAACCGAACTACGTTTATCGCGCCCATAGAACCCCCAACGATCCCATGTTCCCACAGCAATGGGGATTTTATAACTACGGACAAACTGACGCAGATCTTACTCCCGGCATTCGCGGGATGGATATCGGAGCTTTGAAGGCATGGGACCTAACAACGGGGTCTAAGAACATCATAGTTGCCGTTATTGATTCTGGCGTTGACTATTATCATCCCGATTTACAAGGCAATCTGTGGACGAATCAGGCAGAGCAAAATGGAAAGACTGGGGTTGATGACGATGGGAACGGAGTCATTGATGATATTTTCGGCGCCAACTTTGTTGATGGCGCAAAACCCACCGGCGATCCTGCCGATGACTATGGCCACGGCACCCATGTATCAGGAACGATCGGAGCACAATCGTTCAATGGCCAAGGTGTTGCCGGCACAGCCTGGCATGTTCGTATACTCCCCGTTAAATTCTTAAATGAAAACGGAAATGGTTATTTGGATAGCGCGATCAAAGCCATTAACTATGCTCGAAAAATGGGAGCAAAAATTTATTCGAACTCTTGGGGTGGCGGCGGTTATTCGGAAAACTTAAAGCAAGCTATTAAAATGACCCACGATGAGGGCGGAGTGTTCGTGGCTTCAGCCGGTAACGACTCAACGAACAATGATGAAACTCCAGAATATCCGGCGAGCTATGCCGTTCCAAACATCATCGCGGTGGGTTCTATGAACAATCGAGGAAGACTGTCGGATTTTTCAAATTATGGACGCTATTCCGTCGATGTCGCCGCTCCCGGAGAAAATATTCTTTCAACAGACCTCTACGGCGGTTACACCATCTTGTCAGGGACATCGATGGCCGTTCCGCATGTGTCTGGAATTGCCGTCCTATTGTGGAGTAAAAATCCGGAACTTAAAAACACCACCATTCGCAATCGAATCATGAGTACTACGAAAAATCTTTTAGGTGGTTCACGTATTCGCAGAGGTTTGGTTTACGCTCCGGCGGCTTTGCAGAACTCCATCATGAATCCAGATCCCGATGACCCAAGAGCATGGAATAATCAACCGCTGCACATATCCAGTGCCCATCCCTATTTGAACAACACGCATCAGGAGTTTGAGGTCACGATCCCTGGAGCAAAACGGATCGCGCTCTATTTTTCAAAGTTTAAAACTGAAGTGGATTTGGACAAAGTAGAACTCTTTAATCGCGCAGGGACGAAAGTCACCGAGATATTTGGAAGAAATGATGCCGAATACTCTCTTCCCATAGATGGCGACTATGTGAAGATCATATTCACTTCAGACGGCAACGTAACAGATTATGGATTTGATATCACAAAAGCAGCGTGGGAATAA